In Thunnus thynnus chromosome 4, fThuThy2.1, whole genome shotgun sequence, a genomic segment contains:
- the ankrd52b gene encoding serine/threonine-protein phosphatase 6 regulatory ankyrin repeat subunit C, protein MELRNIKDQCPLVQAIFSRNAEEVSFLLNHNEDVNSLDQEQCTPLHAAAYLGDVHIMDLLITSGANINAKDQGLLTPLHRAAASRNERAVELLLKHRAEVNTQDKFWHTPLHMAAANWATGCAEVLIPHMCSLDLSDRSGRTPLHHAAHSGQEEMVNLLLSKGANASAKDKKERQPIHWAAHLGHVEVVKLLASHSADVMCKDKRGYTPLHAAAASGHLDVVKHLLRLGVEADEPNIFGNTALHMACHMGQDTVATELVNYGANINQPNYHSNTPLHLAAASSSGVLCLELLINNGADVNMQNKEGKIPLHMAAMHGRFTGSQILIQNGGEIDCADMYGNTPLHVAARYGQELLISTLLTNGADKAKQGILGMLPLHLAALYGFPDCCRKLLCNGQFYSILPSSTCGQMPSFGFDINTPDDEGRTCLHAAASGGNIDCLNLLLNSGAELDIKDNLGRSPLHYAAANGNSQCTITLVRAGSEVNELDLTGCSPLHYAAASHTFCGGETSSQPEYRVEKEHEASLCLDYLLDNGANPTLKNSKGYSAVHYAAAYGNKQHLELLLEISFNCLEEVESNIPVSPLHLAAYYGHCEALRLLCETLVSLDVRDIEGQTALHLAARRGFTPCVEVLLKHQASYTLKEHKHKWTALHAAAAEGQVDCLLLLVNREQSADVIDSPDTQGQTALMLAALGRHTDCVHILLEKGAKVDAGDKKGFTALHRAAMLGSDDCVSALLEHGASALCRDSQGRTPLHLAASCGHTELLHSLLKAALEADPLDSMLDFRGYAPIHWASYRGHEGCLRILLENKLYSNQEGSSFTPLHCALINGQEVAAGLLVKTVGPQIVKISDAKGRTPLHAAAYSGNVAGLQLVLAQGAEVNAVDHSGCSALMVAADCGHTMAVEFLLHKGKPDLTLADVNNNTALHLACSKGHEMCALLILGEINDSCLINATNSALQMPLHIAARKGLATVVQVLLSRGAAVMAVDEEGHTPALACAPNKNVADCLALILSTMKPFPLREAGAGAAARFNPILKNCGIAASCGSGGKLCHAYVKDRSSTISLHECLTE, encoded by the exons ATGGAGTTAAGAAACATCAAGGACCAG TGTCCGTTGGTCCAGGCCATATTCAGCCGAAATGCTGAGGAAGTGTCATTTTTGTTGAACCACAATGAAGATGTCAACTCATTG GACCAAGAACAATGCACACCACTTCATGCTGCTGCTTATTTGGGAGATGTTCACATCATGGACCTACTTATCACTTCAG GTGCAAATATCAATGCTAAGGACCAGGGTTTGCTGACTCCTTTGCATCGAGCTGCTGCCTCACGAAATGAA AGGGCTGTGGAGCTGCTACTAAAGCACAGAGCAGAGGTCAACACACAAGACAAATTTTGGCATACACCATTACACATGGCCGCTGCAAACTGGGCTACAGGCTGCGCCGAAGTCCTGATACCACACATGTGCAGTCTGGATCTTTCTGACAGGTCAGGAAGGACACCCCTGCATCACGCAGCGCACAGCGGCCAAGAGGAG ATGGTGAACTTGCTTCTCAGCAAAGGTGCCAACGCGAGTGCCAAAGATAAAAAGGAAAGGCAACCGATCCACTGGGCTGCACACCTTG GACATGTGGAGGTTGTGAAGCTGCTGGCGTCTCACAGTGCAGATGTGATGTGCAAGGACAAACGTGGTTACACTCCCCTCCATGCTGCAGCTGCCAGTGGACACTTAGACGTGGTCAAACATCTGTTGAGGCTGGGAGTGGAG gcGGACGAACCCAACATTTTTGGGAACACAGCGCTCCACATGGCCTGCCACATGGGGCAGGACACCGTGGCCACCGAGCTGGTGAACTACGGCGCTAACATCAACCAGCCCAACTACCACAGCAACACGCCGCTGCACCTGGCTGCTGCCTCCTCCAGCGGGGTGCTGTGTCTCGAGCTGCTCATCAACAACGGTGCTGATGTCAACATGCAG AATAAAGAAGGGAAGATCCCTTTGCATATGGCTGCTATGCATGGACGCTTCACAGGCTCCCAGATTCTTATCCAAAATG GTGGGGAGATTGACTGTGCTGATATGTATGGAAACACTCCTCTTCATGTTGCTGCCAGATATGGTCAGGAGCTGCTGATCAGCACTCTGCTGACAAACGGTGCCGACAAAGCAAA ACAGGGCATTCTTGGGATGCTTCCTCTACATTTGGCAGCGCTCTACGGCTTTCCAGACTGTTGTCGCAAGTTGCTATGTAATG GCCAGTTTTACAGCATTCTGCCATCTTCGACATGCGGCCAGATGCCGTCATTTGGGTTTGACATAAACACTCCAGATGACGAAGGGAGGACCTGCCTGCATGCAGCGGCCTCTGGAGG AAACATCGACTGTCTCAACTTGCTGTTAAATAGTGGAGCTGAACTGGATATAAAGGATAATTTGGGAAG ATCTCCTTTGCACTATGCTGCAGCCAACGGGAACAGCCAATGCACGATCACCCTGGTGAGAGCCGGTTCCGAGGTCAACGAGCTAGATCTGACGGGCTGCAGCCCTCTGCACTACGCTGCCGCTTCACACACTTTCTGCGG GGGGGAGACAAGCTCTCAGCCTGAATACAGAGTGGAAAAGGAACATGAAGCTTCTCT gtgtttaGACTACTTGCTGGACAACGGGGCGAACCCAACTCTAAAGAACAGTAAAGGTTACAGTGCCGTCCACTATGCAGCAGCTTATGGTAACAAACAGCATCTGGAACTG CTCCTGGAGATTTCTTTCAACTGTCTAGAAGAGGTTGAAAGTAATATTCCAGTCAGTCCTTTGCACTTAGCT GCGTATTACGGTCACTGCGAGGCCCTGCGTCTGCTGTGTGAGACGTTAGTGAGTCTTGATGTGCGAGACATTGAAGGACAAACTGCCCTCCACCTCGCCGCTCGGAGAGGTTTCACTCCGTGTGTGGAGGTGCTGCTGAAACATCAAGCCTCCTACACACTGAAGGAGCACAAACACAAGTGGACCGCTCTCCatgctgcag CTGCTGAAGGCCAAGTGGACTGTCTGCTTTTACTAGTCAACAGAGAACAAAGTGCCGACGTCATCGACAGTCCAGATACGCAGGGACA GACGGCTCTCATGCTGGCAGCTTTGGGACGTCACACCGACTGTGTCCACATCCTGTTGGAGAAAGGAGCGAAGGTGGACGCTGGAGACAAAAAGGGCTTCACTGCATTACACCGAGCT GCCATGTTGGGCAGTGATGACTGTGTATCTGCTCTGTTGGAACATGGGGCCTCTGCTCTGTGTAGAGACTCTCAGGGAAGAACCCCGCTGCACCTCGCAGCCTCCTGCGGCCATACGGAGCTACTCCACAGTTTGCTGAAGGCTGCCTTGGAAGCTGATCCTCTGGACTCCATGTTGGACTTCAGAGGCTACGCGCCCATCCATTGGGCTTCCTACCGTG GACATGAAGGATGTTTACGCATTTTActtgaaaacaaactttataGCAACCAGGAAGGAAGTTCCTTCACCCCATTGCACTGTGCTTT AATCAATGGACAGGAGGTTGCTGCTGGACTTCTAGTGAAGACTGTTGGCCCTCAAATTGTTAAAATTAGCGATGCCAAAGGAAG GACTCCGCTGCATGCGGCTGCTTATTCAGGAAACGTCGCTGGGCTCCAGCTGGTCCTGGCCCAGGGTGCAGAGGTCAACGCTGTGGACCATAGTGGATGCTCTGCTCTGATGGTTGCTGCTGACTGTGGACACACCATGGCTGTCG AATTCTTGCTGCACAAGGGGAAGCCAGACCTGACCCTGGCGGATGTCAATAATAACACAGCCCTTCACTTAGCCTGCAGCAAG GGTCATGAAATGTGTGCCCTGTTGATCCTGGGAGAGATCAACGACTCATGCCTCATCAATGCTACAAATAGTGCTCTCCAAAT GCCCCTTCACATTGCAGCGAGGAAAGGCCTGGCGACTGTAGTGCAGGTGTTACTCAGCAGAGGAGCAGCGGTCATGGCTGTAGATGAGGAAG GCCACACGCCGGCTCTGGCTTGTGCCCCCAACAAGAATGTGGCAGACTGTCTGGCCCTCATCCTCTCCACCATGAAGCCTTTCCCCCTCAGAGAGGCCGGCGCCGGTGCAGCTGCCCGCTTCAACCCCATCCTGAAGAACTGCGGCATTGCTGCCTCCTGCGGGTCCGGTGGAAAGCTGTGTCACGCCTACGTCAAGGACCGCTCGAGCACCATCAGCCTGCATGAGTGCCTCACCGAGTGA